Proteins found in one Micromonospora sp. WMMD1082 genomic segment:
- a CDS encoding class II fumarate hydratase yields the protein MVRVTTPEATGYRIERDSMGEVEVPAEALWRAQTQRAVQNFPISGRGIEPAQIRALAQIKGAAAEVNGDLGVIDANVAAAIAAAAAHVADGGYDDQFPVDVFQTGSGTSSNMNTNEVIATLAGRELGRDVHPNDDVNASQSSNDVFPSSIHLAATEAVARDLLPALAHLAGALEAKAEEFDTVVKAGRTHLMDATPVTLGQEFGGYAAQVRYGIERLAGALPRLAELPLGGTAVGTGINTPLGFAARVIEKLRDSTGLPLTEARNHFEAQGARDALVETSGQLRTVAVGLYKIANDIRWMGSGPRAGLRELRIPDLQPGSSIMPGKVNPVVCEAVRQVCAQVVGNDATVAFAGSQGDFELNVMLPVMGRNILESIRLVAASSRLLADRCVVGLVADAEVCLSYAEGSPSIVTPLNRHLGYDEAASIAKEALEKQTSIKEVVISRGHLDSGKLTETQLEEALDLLRMTHP from the coding sequence ATGGTACGCGTGACGACTCCAGAGGCGACGGGCTACCGGATCGAACGCGACTCGATGGGCGAGGTGGAGGTGCCCGCCGAGGCGCTGTGGCGGGCGCAGACTCAGCGGGCGGTGCAGAACTTCCCGATCTCGGGCCGGGGGATCGAGCCGGCGCAGATCCGGGCACTGGCCCAGATCAAGGGCGCGGCGGCCGAGGTCAACGGTGACCTGGGCGTGATCGACGCGAACGTGGCCGCGGCGATCGCAGCCGCCGCCGCGCACGTGGCCGACGGCGGGTACGATGACCAGTTCCCGGTGGATGTGTTCCAGACCGGCTCCGGCACGTCGTCCAACATGAACACCAACGAGGTGATCGCCACGCTGGCCGGCCGGGAGCTGGGCCGGGACGTGCACCCGAACGACGACGTCAACGCCTCGCAGTCCAGCAACGACGTCTTCCCGTCCTCGATCCACCTCGCCGCCACCGAGGCCGTCGCGCGGGATCTGCTCCCGGCGCTGGCCCACCTGGCCGGTGCGCTGGAGGCCAAGGCCGAGGAGTTCGACACCGTCGTCAAGGCCGGGCGTACGCACCTGATGGATGCCACCCCGGTGACCCTCGGGCAGGAGTTCGGCGGGTACGCCGCCCAGGTCCGGTACGGCATCGAACGGCTGGCGGGGGCGCTGCCCCGACTGGCCGAGCTGCCGTTGGGCGGGACGGCGGTCGGCACCGGCATCAACACTCCGCTCGGTTTCGCCGCCCGGGTGATCGAGAAGCTGCGCGACTCGACCGGGCTGCCGCTGACCGAGGCGCGCAACCACTTCGAGGCGCAGGGCGCCCGGGACGCGCTGGTGGAGACCTCGGGGCAGCTGCGTACCGTGGCGGTCGGCCTCTACAAGATCGCGAATGACATCCGGTGGATGGGCTCGGGCCCCCGGGCCGGCCTGCGCGAGCTGCGCATACCTGATCTCCAACCGGGATCGTCGATCATGCCGGGCAAGGTCAACCCGGTGGTCTGCGAGGCCGTGCGGCAGGTCTGCGCGCAGGTGGTCGGCAACGACGCGACCGTGGCCTTCGCCGGTTCGCAGGGGGACTTCGAGCTGAACGTGATGCTGCCGGTGATGGGCCGCAACATCCTGGAGTCGATCCGGCTGGTCGCCGCGTCGAGCCGCCTGCTCGCCGACCGCTGCGTGGTCGGCCTGGTCGCGGACGCCGAGGTCTGCCTGTCGTACGCCGAGGGCTCGCCGTCGATCGTCACCCCGCTCAACCGCCACCTCGGCTACGACGAGGCCGCCTCGATCGCCAAGGAGGCGCTGGAGAAGCAGACCTCCATCAAGGAGGTGGTGATCTCCCGGGGCCATCTCGACTCCGGCAAGCTCACCGAGACCCAACTGGAGGAGGCGCTCGACCTGCTCCGGATGACCCACCCCTGA
- a CDS encoding fumarate hydratase, protein MSGADFSYAPLLPTGPDQTEYRLVTDEGVDVVHGPGGRRFLTVEPAALTALTAEAMHDIAHFLRPAHLAQLRSIIDDPAASPNDRFVALDLLRNANIAAGGVLPMCQDTGTAIVMGKRGRHVLTDGGDAEAISRGVWQAYTRLNLRYSQLAPLTMWEERNTGSNLPAQVELYAEDPDGHPDAYKFLFMAKGGGSANKSYLYQETKALLNPTRMMQFLEEKLRLIGTSACPPYHLAVVIGGTSAEYALKTAKYASAKYLDALPTSGSMTAHGFRDLELEAEVLELTRNFGIGAQFGGRYFCHDVRVVRLPRHGASCPVAIAVSCSADRQAVAKITPSGVWLERLETDPARFLPEVTEAHLDATEVVRVDLNRPMAEIRAELSKYPVKTRLSLSGPLVVARDIAHAKIAERLDAGEPMPQYLRDHAVYYAGPAKTPEGYASGSFGPTTAGRMDAYVATFQAAGGSLVMLAKGNRSAQVTRSCEQHGGFYLGSIGGPAARLAQDCIKHVEVLEYPELGMEAVWKIEVEDFPAFIVVDDKGDDFFAEVTKPVLTIGHR, encoded by the coding sequence ATGAGCGGCGCCGACTTCTCGTACGCCCCCCTGCTGCCGACCGGTCCCGACCAGACCGAGTATCGCCTGGTCACCGATGAGGGCGTCGACGTGGTCCACGGCCCGGGTGGTCGCCGTTTCCTCACCGTGGAGCCGGCCGCCCTGACCGCCCTGACCGCCGAGGCGATGCACGACATCGCGCACTTCCTGCGCCCCGCCCACCTGGCCCAGCTGCGGTCGATCATCGACGATCCGGCGGCCTCGCCGAACGACCGGTTCGTCGCGCTGGACCTGCTGCGCAACGCCAACATCGCCGCCGGTGGGGTGCTGCCGATGTGCCAGGACACCGGCACCGCGATCGTGATGGGCAAGCGTGGCCGGCACGTCCTCACCGACGGCGGCGACGCCGAGGCGATCTCGCGCGGAGTGTGGCAGGCGTACACCCGGCTGAACCTGCGCTACTCGCAGCTCGCGCCGCTGACGATGTGGGAGGAGCGCAACACGGGCAGCAACCTGCCCGCCCAGGTCGAGCTGTACGCGGAGGATCCGGACGGCCACCCGGACGCGTACAAGTTCCTCTTCATGGCCAAGGGGGGCGGCTCGGCCAACAAGTCGTACCTCTACCAGGAGACCAAGGCGCTGCTGAACCCGACGCGGATGATGCAGTTCCTGGAGGAGAAGCTGCGGCTGATCGGCACCTCGGCCTGCCCGCCGTACCACCTGGCCGTCGTGATCGGCGGCACCAGCGCCGAGTACGCCCTCAAGACCGCCAAGTACGCCAGCGCGAAGTATCTTGACGCGCTGCCCACCTCCGGTTCGATGACCGCGCACGGCTTCCGCGACCTGGAGCTTGAGGCCGAGGTGCTGGAGCTGACCCGCAACTTCGGCATCGGCGCGCAGTTCGGCGGGCGCTACTTCTGCCATGACGTACGGGTGGTGCGGCTGCCCCGACACGGCGCCTCCTGCCCGGTGGCGATCGCCGTCTCCTGCTCGGCGGACCGGCAGGCCGTCGCCAAGATCACCCCGTCGGGTGTGTGGCTGGAGCGCCTCGAAACCGACCCGGCCCGCTTCCTGCCCGAGGTCACCGAGGCGCACCTGGACGCGACCGAGGTGGTACGCGTCGACCTCAACCGGCCGATGGCCGAGATCCGCGCCGAGCTGTCGAAGTATCCGGTGAAGACCCGGCTGTCGCTCAGCGGTCCGCTGGTGGTGGCCCGGGACATCGCCCACGCCAAGATCGCGGAGCGGCTGGACGCGGGCGAGCCGATGCCGCAGTACCTGCGCGACCACGCCGTCTACTACGCCGGCCCGGCAAAGACCCCGGAGGGCTACGCCTCGGGCTCGTTCGGCCCGACGACCGCCGGCCGGATGGACGCCTACGTGGCGACGTTCCAGGCCGCCGGTGGGTCACTGGTGATGCTCGCCAAGGGCAACCGGTCGGCGCAGGTGACCCGCTCCTGCGAGCAGCACGGCGGTTTCTACCTGGGCTCGATCGGCGGCCCGGCGGCCCGGCTGGCCCAGGACTGCATCAAGCACGTGGAGGTCCTGGAATACCCGGAGCTGGGCATGGAGGCGGTCTGGAAGATCGAGGTGGAGGACTTCCCGGCCTTCATCGTCGTCGACGACAAGGGCGACGACTTCTTCGCCGAGGTGACCAAGCCCGTCCTCACCATCGGCCACCGCTGA
- a CDS encoding PQQ-binding-like beta-propeller repeat protein: MAKGSGLGVRGWLLLGLTTVVVLAATGVWNPFPTMWDWVNRRQSMSQPDLVWQQRIGGTPRSVTIAGETVVVEQRTRVEARSLAAGTQLWERKADWSAVAGVGQEAVVVVGRLLVKGYEVLDPVTGVTRRRDGDAVAVWTYRNLLLDARCVDATDCTLSAWDPRGTAPLWTAFLPGVSSGLLADNPNLLDTRRLTTARIDGEVAGPEAVTPLLGFPVDGRVHVVDTATGRVLQNVEPGRDERLAVIGGRLLRITARSQDGNCYFAISGRDSITGQEAWQQSGINLRTADSAGCVQREDPYGARNVLVGVAPDGREAVIDGYDGRLLLVTANGERVLAVDDRYAVVRAADGGTVSARELGSGRVRWNRPAGQKTGAALTPYAVIVTDEKPNRLAALDPRTGRELAALRTSANALAVGPAGMVIGEGREIGYVRFGGAAGEPPRDGNGPVPGSTGTGGIPQPQDSCGPKNELCAAPDLGK; the protein is encoded by the coding sequence GTGGCGAAGGGGAGCGGCCTCGGCGTACGTGGCTGGTTGCTGCTCGGCCTGACCACCGTGGTGGTGCTCGCCGCGACCGGAGTCTGGAACCCGTTCCCCACCATGTGGGACTGGGTCAACCGGCGCCAGTCGATGTCCCAGCCGGACCTGGTCTGGCAGCAGCGCATCGGCGGCACCCCGCGCAGCGTCACGATCGCCGGGGAGACCGTGGTGGTCGAGCAGCGCACCCGGGTCGAGGCCCGCAGCCTGGCCGCCGGCACCCAGCTCTGGGAGCGCAAGGCGGACTGGAGTGCGGTGGCCGGCGTCGGGCAGGAGGCCGTGGTCGTCGTGGGTCGGCTGCTCGTCAAGGGTTACGAGGTGCTCGACCCGGTCACCGGTGTGACCCGCCGCCGGGACGGCGACGCAGTCGCCGTCTGGACGTATCGCAACCTGCTGCTCGACGCGCGCTGCGTGGACGCCACCGACTGCACCCTGAGCGCCTGGGATCCGCGCGGTACCGCCCCGCTGTGGACCGCCTTCCTGCCCGGGGTCAGCAGCGGCCTGCTCGCCGACAACCCGAACCTGCTGGACACCCGCCGGCTCACCACCGCCCGGATCGACGGTGAGGTGGCCGGCCCGGAGGCGGTGACGCCGCTGCTCGGCTTCCCGGTCGACGGGCGGGTGCACGTGGTGGACACCGCGACCGGCCGGGTGCTCCAGAACGTCGAACCCGGCCGGGACGAGCGGCTCGCCGTGATCGGTGGTCGCCTGCTGCGCATCACGGCCCGCTCGCAGGACGGCAACTGCTACTTCGCGATCTCCGGCCGGGACTCGATCACCGGCCAGGAGGCGTGGCAGCAGTCGGGGATCAACCTGCGGACCGCCGACAGCGCCGGCTGCGTACAGCGGGAAGACCCGTACGGCGCCCGCAACGTGCTGGTCGGCGTCGCGCCCGACGGCCGGGAGGCCGTCATCGACGGGTACGACGGGCGGCTGCTGCTGGTTACCGCGAACGGGGAACGGGTGCTGGCCGTCGACGACCGGTACGCCGTGGTCCGGGCCGCCGACGGTGGCACGGTCTCGGCCCGCGAACTCGGCTCCGGCCGGGTCCGCTGGAACCGGCCGGCCGGGCAGAAGACGGGCGCCGCGCTCACCCCATACGCGGTGATCGTCACCGACGAGAAGCCCAACCGGCTGGCCGCGCTCGACCCGCGTACCGGACGGGAGCTGGCCGCGCTGCGGACCTCGGCGAACGCGCTCGCGGTCGGCCCCGCCGGGATGGTGATCGGGGAGGGGCGGGAGATCGGGTACGTCCGCTTCGGCGGGGCGGCCGGCGAACCACCGCGTGACGGCAACGGCCCGGTACCTGGGTCCACCGGCACCGGTGGCATCCCACAGCCGCAGGACAGCTGCGGCCCGAAGAACGAGCTGTGCGCCGCTCCCGACCTCGGCAAGTGA
- a CDS encoding MFS transporter: protein MPASPVLADRPATFRDVFAVAEFRVLFASFGIFMIGETVKMLALSVLVYERTGSGLLAALAYVTGFLPHALGGVFLLALADRWPPRALIVGYDLVRLAMVAVLATGVLSPTAMLGLVAVVALFGPVSSASRTALLPEVLHGDAYVLGRSLLTVAAGGTQVAGFALGGLLLGLVGPYGALWLTATTCGLAALMVRLGLTRRPARSQKPIPAGQPGAGAARAGRARPGAVRETLRVNRALLADRRIRGLLLAQWLPGSLLVGAEGVAVPYAAELGPGASAGVLLMAGAGGMLVGDLLVGRFVAPGRRERLTPWLALLLGVPMLAFLARPALLPAAALFAVATAGFAYQLGLARRFLDAVPEARRGQAFGLVSTGMMAGQGLAAAGAGALSEVLAPGVVMAVAGAASVVATLALWPILTPRRRG, encoded by the coding sequence ATGCCCGCGTCGCCGGTGCTGGCCGATCGGCCAGCCACCTTCCGGGACGTCTTCGCCGTCGCCGAGTTCCGGGTCCTCTTCGCCAGCTTCGGGATCTTCATGATCGGCGAGACGGTGAAGATGCTCGCCCTGTCCGTGCTGGTCTACGAGCGCACCGGTTCCGGCCTGCTGGCCGCGCTGGCGTACGTCACCGGCTTCCTGCCCCATGCCCTGGGCGGGGTGTTCCTGCTGGCACTGGCCGACCGGTGGCCGCCCCGCGCGCTGATCGTCGGCTACGACCTGGTGCGGCTCGCCATGGTGGCGGTGCTCGCCACCGGCGTGCTGTCCCCGACGGCGATGCTCGGCCTGGTCGCCGTCGTGGCCCTCTTCGGTCCGGTCAGCAGCGCCTCGCGCACCGCCCTGCTGCCGGAGGTGCTGCACGGCGACGCGTACGTCCTGGGGCGCTCGCTGCTCACCGTCGCCGCCGGGGGAACCCAGGTGGCCGGGTTCGCCCTCGGTGGCCTCCTGCTCGGGCTGGTAGGCCCGTACGGCGCGCTCTGGCTGACCGCGACCACCTGCGGCCTCGCCGCGCTGATGGTGCGCCTCGGCCTCACCCGCCGCCCCGCCCGCTCGCAGAAACCGATCCCCGCTGGGCAGCCGGGTGCCGGTGCGGCACGGGCGGGGCGGGCCCGGCCGGGAGCGGTCCGGGAGACCCTGCGGGTCAACCGTGCCCTGCTCGCCGACCGGCGGATCCGGGGACTGCTGCTCGCCCAGTGGCTGCCCGGCTCGCTGCTGGTCGGTGCCGAGGGCGTGGCCGTGCCGTACGCGGCCGAACTGGGGCCGGGCGCCAGCGCGGGCGTGCTGCTGATGGCCGGCGCGGGGGGCATGCTCGTCGGCGACCTGCTGGTGGGGCGATTCGTGGCACCGGGCCGCCGGGAACGCCTGACCCCGTGGCTGGCGCTGCTGCTCGGCGTACCCATGCTGGCGTTCCTGGCCCGGCCGGCGCTGCTGCCTGCCGCGGCCCTGTTCGCGGTGGCCACCGCGGGTTTCGCCTACCAGCTCGGGTTGGCCCGGCGGTTCCTCGACGCGGTTCCCGAGGCGCGTCGGGGACAGGCGTTCGGGCTGGTCAGTACCGGCATGATGGCGGGGCAGGGGCTGGCCGCGGCCGGCGCCGGCGCGTTGAGCGAGGTGCTCGCGCCGGGGGTCGTGATGGCGGTCGCCGGCGCCGCGTCGGTCGTGGCGACGCTGGCCCTCTGGCCGATCCTGACCCCCCGCCGGAGGGGTTGA
- a CDS encoding winged helix-turn-helix domain-containing protein, with translation MRIEVTPADVAASRYAISPLGEAVWALRLCAGQHAVPGLAPWVARTRPAYERLRRELPAIGALMALLRRGGYNADFIQPPPDGTARDFAGELAVVRATPLAQARAELARNLTGPRVTPPAYARRIFRSANVVDLIAEAIEAAWTTLVEPDWPRLRAVLERDLLHRAGRLLAYGWGAAVAGLDPRLRWVPGGDVGAIEVTDRDPATHSLAGRGLLFVPTVFGTLITYVEQPWPYAIVYRASGVAELLGPPDPARPDDALDRLVGRSRAAVLRALALPATTSQLVAQLGLSLGGVGDHLTVLREAGLVTRVRSGRAVRYRRTPLGDTLAEG, from the coding sequence ATGCGGATCGAGGTCACCCCGGCCGACGTGGCGGCCAGCAGGTACGCGATCTCGCCGCTGGGCGAGGCGGTGTGGGCGCTGCGACTCTGCGCGGGCCAGCACGCCGTACCCGGGCTCGCACCCTGGGTGGCCCGGACCCGGCCGGCGTACGAGCGGCTGCGCCGGGAGTTGCCGGCGATCGGCGCGCTGATGGCACTGCTGCGCCGGGGCGGCTACAACGCCGACTTCATCCAGCCGCCGCCGGACGGCACGGCCCGGGACTTCGCGGGCGAACTGGCCGTGGTACGCGCCACCCCGCTCGCCCAGGCCCGCGCCGAACTGGCCCGCAACCTCACCGGGCCCCGGGTCACGCCACCGGCGTACGCCCGCCGGATCTTCCGGTCGGCGAACGTGGTCGACCTGATCGCGGAGGCGATCGAGGCAGCCTGGACGACGCTGGTCGAACCGGACTGGCCCCGGCTGCGAGCGGTGCTGGAACGGGATCTGCTGCACCGGGCCGGCCGGCTGCTCGCCTACGGCTGGGGTGCCGCGGTAGCGGGCCTGGACCCGCGGCTGCGCTGGGTTCCGGGCGGCGACGTCGGCGCCATCGAGGTCACCGACCGCGACCCGGCGACCCACTCGCTGGCCGGCCGAGGGCTGCTCTTCGTCCCCACCGTCTTCGGCACGCTGATCACGTACGTCGAGCAGCCCTGGCCGTACGCGATCGTCTACCGGGCCTCCGGGGTGGCCGAGTTGCTCGGCCCGCCCGATCCCGCCCGCCCGGACGACGCGCTGGACCGGCTGGTCGGGCGCTCCCGGGCGGCGGTGCTGCGCGCCCTCGCCCTGCCCGCCACCACCAGCCAGCTCGTCGCCCAACTCGGGCTGAGCCTGGGCGGTGTCGGCGACCACCTGACCGTGCTGCGCGAGGCGGGTCTGGTCACCCGCGTCCGATCCGGCCGGGCCGTCCGCTACCGGCGCACACCCCTCGGCGACACCCTCGCCGAGGGTTGA
- a CDS encoding Lrp/AsnC family transcriptional regulator: MNTGQIVQLDELDARLIELLAEEPRIGVLECSRRLQVARGTVQARLDKLVGRGVIAGFGPDLGPAALGFTVTSFVTLEISQRLGHDPVTRHLAAIPEVLEAHTITGSGDLLCRIVARSNTDLQRVIDQIVAYEGITRASTIIALAEQIPYRVLPLLRSAVTERKASG; the protein is encoded by the coding sequence ATGAACACTGGTCAGATTGTCCAGCTCGACGAGCTGGATGCGAGACTCATCGAGCTGCTCGCGGAGGAACCCCGGATCGGGGTGCTGGAGTGTTCGCGTCGGCTCCAGGTGGCCCGGGGCACCGTCCAGGCGCGGCTCGACAAGCTGGTCGGCCGGGGCGTGATCGCCGGCTTCGGGCCGGATCTCGGCCCCGCCGCGCTCGGCTTCACGGTGACCAGCTTCGTCACCCTGGAGATCAGCCAGCGGCTCGGGCACGATCCGGTCACCCGCCACCTGGCGGCGATCCCCGAGGTGCTGGAGGCGCACACCATCACCGGCTCGGGTGATCTGCTCTGCCGGATCGTGGCCCGCTCGAACACCGATCTCCAGCGGGTGATCGACCAGATCGTGGCGTACGAGGGGATCACCCGCGCCTCCACGATCATCGCGCTCGCCGAACAGATTCCGTACCGCGTGCTCCCGCTGCTCCGCTCCGCCGTGACCGAAAGAAAGGCCTCCGGTTGA
- the hppD gene encoding 4-hydroxyphenylpyruvate dioxygenase, protein MTQAIDRPQPTEEVDVDALVGAVDHDTSGDPFPVRGLDHVRFLVGNAKQAAHYYSTAFGMTCVAYRGPEQGYRDHAEYVLTSGSARFVLTGAVRPDAAGAEHVTRHSDGVADIALEVPDVDAAYAYATAQGATGLVEPHDVTDEHGTVRLAAIATYGDTRHTLVDRSRYQGPFLPGFATRGPIVDRQPMIDAGVQPKRFFQAVDHIVGNVELGRMDEWVEFYRRVMGFTNMAEFIGDDIATDYSALMSKVVANGTRKVKFPLNEPAIAKKKSQIDEYLEFYQGPGAQHIAVATNDILASVDAMRAAGVDFLDTPDSYYDDPELRARIGQVRVPIEELKARKILVDRDEDGYLLQIFTKPVQDRPTVFFELIERHGSLGFGKGNFKALFEAIEREQERRGNL, encoded by the coding sequence ATGACCCAGGCGATCGACCGACCCCAGCCGACCGAGGAGGTCGACGTCGACGCCCTCGTCGGCGCCGTCGACCACGACACCAGCGGTGACCCGTTCCCGGTCCGGGGCCTCGACCACGTGCGTTTCCTGGTGGGCAACGCCAAGCAGGCCGCCCACTACTACTCCACCGCGTTCGGCATGACCTGCGTCGCGTACCGGGGCCCGGAGCAGGGCTACCGGGACCACGCCGAGTACGTGCTGACCAGCGGTTCGGCGCGGTTCGTGCTCACCGGCGCGGTCCGGCCCGACGCCGCCGGCGCCGAGCACGTCACCCGGCACAGCGACGGGGTCGCCGACATCGCCCTGGAGGTGCCGGACGTCGACGCCGCGTACGCGTACGCCACCGCGCAGGGCGCGACCGGTCTGGTCGAGCCGCACGACGTCACCGACGAGCACGGCACCGTACGCCTGGCCGCCATCGCCACCTACGGCGACACCCGGCACACCCTGGTGGACCGGTCCCGCTACCAGGGGCCGTTCCTGCCCGGCTTCGCTACCCGCGGCCCGATCGTGGATCGGCAGCCGATGATCGACGCCGGGGTCCAGCCGAAGCGCTTCTTCCAGGCGGTCGACCACATCGTCGGCAACGTGGAGCTGGGCCGGATGGACGAGTGGGTCGAGTTCTACCGCCGGGTCATGGGCTTCACCAACATGGCGGAGTTCATCGGCGACGACATCGCCACCGACTACTCGGCCCTGATGAGCAAGGTCGTCGCGAACGGCACCCGCAAGGTGAAGTTCCCGCTGAACGAGCCGGCCATCGCCAAGAAGAAGTCGCAGATCGACGAGTACCTGGAGTTCTACCAGGGGCCGGGCGCCCAGCACATCGCGGTGGCCACCAACGACATCCTGGCCAGCGTGGACGCGATGCGGGCCGCCGGCGTCGACTTCCTGGACACCCCGGACTCGTACTACGACGACCCGGAACTGCGCGCCCGCATCGGCCAGGTACGCGTGCCCATCGAGGAGCTGAAGGCCCGCAAGATCCTGGTCGACCGGGACGAGGACGGCTACCTGCTGCAGATCTTCACCAAGCCGGTGCAGGACCGCCCGACCGTCTTCTTCGAGCTGATCGAACGGCACGGCTCGCTCGGGTTCGGCAAGGGCAACTTCAAGGCCCTCTTCGAGGCGATCGAGCGGGAGCAGGAGCGGCGCGGCAACCTGTAA
- a CDS encoding RDD family protein produces the protein MSVAPGWYVDPADPQTRRYWDGEGWIGAPIPVDATPPEGPPPPEPEPAPEAAPTSPAAGSATSSAAAPPATDLPTGGTPQAAWQQGPPAGWPAGAAQGPPPGWPYPTWPGRPPEPRPHGLPLASFGARLSARLIDLVVVFALNALVNGWFVWRYVQELTPPLNEFWRRVQAQDRTTDPLPAAGDQAGALIVVILLIATSLWLAYEVPSMAASGQTFGKRVLRVKAVPVEADAPLGFGRALRRWNTLGLPTLLWYCCGLGLLLQLIDALSPLFDHPLRQALHDKRAQTVVVQLPRTPDDRANPPGETS, from the coding sequence GTGAGCGTGGCACCCGGTTGGTACGTCGATCCCGCCGACCCGCAGACCCGCAGGTACTGGGACGGCGAAGGGTGGATCGGCGCGCCCATCCCGGTCGACGCCACACCGCCCGAGGGACCGCCGCCACCCGAACCCGAGCCGGCGCCTGAGGCCGCGCCCACGTCCCCGGCCGCCGGGTCCGCCACGTCGTCCGCCGCCGCGCCACCCGCCACCGACCTCCCCACCGGCGGCACCCCGCAGGCCGCCTGGCAGCAGGGTCCGCCAGCCGGCTGGCCGGCCGGCGCAGCGCAGGGTCCGCCCCCGGGCTGGCCGTACCCGACCTGGCCCGGGCGCCCGCCGGAGCCCCGGCCGCACGGGCTGCCGCTGGCCTCGTTCGGTGCCCGGCTGAGCGCCCGGCTGATCGACCTCGTCGTCGTCTTCGCGCTCAACGCGCTGGTGAACGGCTGGTTCGTCTGGCGCTACGTCCAGGAGCTCACCCCGCCCCTGAACGAGTTCTGGCGCCGGGTGCAGGCCCAGGACCGCACCACCGATCCGCTGCCCGCCGCCGGCGACCAGGCCGGCGCGCTGATCGTGGTGATCCTGCTGATCGCCACCTCGCTCTGGCTGGCGTACGAGGTGCCGTCCATGGCCGCCAGCGGCCAGACCTTCGGCAAGCGGGTGCTGCGCGTCAAGGCGGTGCCGGTCGAGGCGGACGCACCGCTGGGCTTCGGCCGGGCGCTGCGCCGGTGGAACACCCTCGGCCTGCCCACCCTGCTCTGGTACTGCTGCGGCCTCGGCCTGCTGCTCCAGCTCATCGACGCGCTTTCCCCGCTCTTCGACCACCCGCTGCGGCAGGCGCTGCACGACAAGCGGGCGCAGACCGTGGTGGTCCAGCTTCCCCGCACCCCCGACGACCGCGCCAACCCCCCGGGAGAGACCTCATGA